From Campylobacter showae:
GAGAAGATTCTTTTAAATTTAGACAATCTAACATAATCCCAAAATTTTCTCGACCTTTTATGTGGTTTTACTGCTGGCTTCTTGCAAAATAGCAAACTAGTTCATTCTTTGAATATTTTACTCTACAATGAGTCTTTGCTCGCTAGTCAACCTAACCATCATAGGCGTTTCCAATGGTCTCAATAAATATAGTATCGGTATTAGCTCATTTGTAGAGTAGTTTTTAATTATTTGGGCATAGATCTTGCCGTCATGCTTTCGCATTCCAAATACATGTGTTTTATTTACCACTACCTTTCTTGCTTTTAAAAATCTCTATCTTGTCGCTAAAATTACTTATTTTAACTTCGCTACGCTCGTTACTCTTTAAGGGCTCGCACTTTTTTGATACTAAAATTCTGATGTTTTTAGTTGTTTTGTTGATTCTTTTTTCTAAGATTTTAGTAAAATCCGCTATTTTATTATCTTCTATACTAAATAAAAAATATTATAAAATTCTCTAAATTTCGTCTCTGAAATTCTGAAACTAACTATATGCTTATTTTTAACTTCGCTTGGCTCGTTACTTTTTAAAATATAGTTCTCATTGCAACTCAATGCTATTTATGTTTGTATTAAGCTTCGTTGAGCTTAAGTTGATTTTTTGGAGTATTAAGTTTCTGCTTGTTTTGAAAATGTTAAAGATAACTAAGTTGATATTTTGTAGAAATTAAAATTTGAAAGAAAAAAAGAATAGAAAAAGGGGCTTTCGCCCCGAAAATTATGCCAAAGTAGCTTTTAGCATCCAGATAGCTTTTTCGTATTTGGCGATTTGATCTTGCGCCATAGTTACGGTCGTGCTGTCTTTTGCTTCCTCAGCGACTTCTTCTAGCTTTTTAAATTCGCCCAGCAAGTGCTCGTACTCGGCCAAAACGCCTTTTAAAACCTCGGTTGGGGTGTAGCTATCTTTGTTATCTGTTTTTGGATGAGCTAACTTGTTTAGCTCTTCTGTTTTGGTGATAGCTCTACCGCCTAGCTGTATAGCGCGCTCAGCGACGTCATCAAATATCTCTGCCATATCTTCGTACGCTTTTTCGGTGTATTCGTGTACGCTAAAGAACTGAATACCTTTTACATACCAGTGGTAGTCGTGAAATTTAACGAATAACGCATGAGCGTCAGCTTGGATTTGATTTAACTGGGTAACAACTTTTGACATTTTGTCTCCTTTGATTTGATTTGTGACGAAATTATAGCATATAAAACTTAAAGAAAAATAATTTGCAAATAATAAAAATTATTGTTTGTGAAGACTTTTTGAGAATTTAGAATACATTACTTTGTCAAGTGTTGATAAATATTACTACGGGGTATAAAAATTTTTTTGATCGAATAGGTCCACGTTCTTTGGTAGGTTTTTAAATTTCACTAAACATGCCAAAAATACCCAGAAAGAAAGTTTTGGTAATGAGAGGGCAAAAGTTTAGAAATTTATATTGCAAATTATAGGATGATATACAGCAGAAGCTGTTAAATTTGTCTATAAGTGTGTTTGCCAAATAATATTTATGATCAAGCCAGCGGTATCGAAAAAGTAAAATCTAGCAAATTTGCCGATAAATTTATTCGCACAACTTTGGCAAAGACTAAAGATCACGCAACGTTGCGCCAAATTTACGCCTTGAGTTATCAACACTGCAAAAACGAAATAAAAGCGTATAGGGTAGTGGAGATTAGTCGTTCGTTTGCTGGTATTGGTGGATGCGCGTTAAATTTCCGCCTCAAATATGCCAAAATAAAGCCAGGGCAAATTTAAACTCAAATTTACCAAAAATACCACAAATTTGAGCCGTCAGCTCAAAAAATTGCGAGACTAACGGCTTATTTGCCGCAGCTTCATAAAGCAAAATCCGCATAAATTTACGCCGCAGCCTTTATTTTCCGGCTGTCAGCATCGTCTTTAGTATGCGCTTGCCGACCTCGACGCCCGGCTGATCGTAAGTGTTTATGCCTAGCATTATGCCAGTAGCCGACGTGAGAAGTTCGAAATAATAAATCAAAAATCCCGCGCTCGCCTCGTCTAGCCGCTCAAGCTCGATGACGTCCACGCTGATGCCTTCTTGCACGAGCGCATGCATGGTGGCGCTGCACTGGGCGTTGATTAGCTCGCCCAAATTTAGCCCGTTTACGAAGTCGCAGCCCTCAAGGCCGTTTAGGCTAATGCTCGGTATCGCCGTGTTTGCGTCCGCGACGGCTACCTTGATGAAGCTTACCGTTTTGTCCTTCACGCCGTCCATGATGAGCTGCAAAAAGCTGTGCTGATCGCGCGAACCGATGAGTCCGACGGGTGTGAGTCCGTAGCGTTTGTAGCCCTTTTTCTTGCCCAGGCTCTCCGCCCACAGCTGCACGTACCAGTCATTAAACTCCAAAAACCTATCGCCGTAGCTAAATATCACGTTGATCTTGGCGTTTTTGTGCGTCGCGTAGTGGTAGGCTTTTTGTAGCAGCGTATCGTCGCCGTCCTCTAAAAATCGTCTTTTACACGCTCGCGCGCCTTCTAGCAGCGCCGCCGCGTCGTATCCGCATAGCATTAGCGGTACCAGACCGATCGCGCTAAGCACGCTAAATCTGCCGCCGACGTTTTTAGGGATATTAAAAAATTTGATACCGTTTTGCTTCGCGTAGGCTTCTAGCGGCGAGGCGGGATCGGTGATGACGATAAAATTTGCGCTCAAATTTGAGGGTTTAAAGCGCTCTAAAATGCACTTAAATAGCGTGATCGTCTCGATCGTGGTGCCCGATTTTGACGAGATGATAAAAAGCGTTTCGTAAAATTTGACACTTTCGCAAACGCTTTCAAAGCTAAAGGCGTCTACGTTATCAAGAAAATAAAGCTCTCGCTCGCGGCTCCTTTTTGCGCTTGAGAGCATCGTTTTTAGCGCCTTGACGCCTAGACTGCTACCGCCGATGCCTACTAGCACTACGCTTTTTACGTGCGCGAGCGTCGTTTCAAACTCGGCGATTTCGCTTAGTAAATTTGCGCCGATTTCGGGCAGGTGATAGTAGCCGATCTCGCCGCCTTTTAGCTCGTCGTTCATGCGTTTGGCGTAGGAGCCGATCGCGCTTAGCGGCGTACGCTCGAAAAATAGCTCATTTTTTAGCATTTTTGCCTAGCTCGTAGAAGAAATTGGTCGCCTGCACGAAGCCCTCAACGCTACCGCAGTCAAAGCGCTTGCCTTTAAATTTATACGCCAGCACCATGCCGTCTTTGGCTTGCTCTTTTAGCGCGTCGGTGATCTGCACTTCGCCGTTTTTGCCGGGCTTGGTGCGCTCTAGGATAGTGAAAATATCGGGCGTCAGGATATAGCGACCGATGACGGCTAGGTTGCTCGGAGCTTCTTTTGGGTCCGGTTTTTCGACCATGTCGCTAACCATGAGCAGATCGTCCTCGATCGCGCGACCCGTGACGATGCCGTAGTTTTTGCTCTGCTCGATCGGCACTTCCATCACGGCGACGACGCTGCAGCGGTACTTCTCGTAGATTTTTACCATTTGAGATAGCACGCCTTCGCCATCTTCATTGATGCATAGGTCATCTGCTAGCACCACGCCAAACGGCTCGTCTCGTACGAGGACTTTGCCCGTGTGGATGGCGTTTCCTAGGCCTCTCATGCTCTCTTGGCGCGTGAATGAAAACGTGCAGCGCGCCATCAGTTCGCGGATATCGACGAGTAGGTGTTCTTTGTTCGTACCAGAGATCTGATGCTCTAGCTCATAGCTGATATCAAAATAATCCTCCAGCGCGCGCTTGCCGCGGCCTGTGATAAACGCCATATTTTTCATGCCGGCCTCCAGCGCCTCGTCCACGCCGTAGTGGATCAGCGGTTTTGTGAGGATCGGCAGCATCTCTTTTGGCAGCGATTTGGTCGCAGGCAAAAATCTCGTGCCGTAGCCCGCAGCGGGAAATAAACAAGTTTGTATCATGATTTTCCTTTTGATTTTTTAGGAGATTATAGCGAGTTTTGGCTAATTTGGAGTATTAAGGATGATTTGGCGATAAATTTGCGGCTTGCCTTGCAGGGGGGGGGTAACGAAGTGAAATTACTAAAAGTCATCTCACGGTACGTTGCCTTAATTCTTGATGTTCAAATTTGAAGTTAAAATTGCAAATTTTACTTGCCGATATTTGCATCTCTATGGTGCTAATTTGTTTTCATCAAATTTAACGTTACGTATTTGTAGCTTCTATCAAATTAAAGCTTTCCTCTTTTATTGGGAGAGGAAGGGGATTCTACTTACGAAGCGTCGCCCCTTCCTCTCCCAAGCCCTCTCTAACCCCACTGCACGTTTAAGGTAGCGACACTGCTTTGCTCGCGCAAAGCGTCGCAGATTTTGGAAATTTTGTTGGAATTAAATTTGCAAATTTATAGTTTTCAAGATACGGGTCTCGGTGAGTAAAATTTAAAGTAAAGCTAAAAATAGGGCGCAAATTTATGAGTTTAAAATGCACCCGTTTTTTGAGCAAATTTTACCGCCAGGCGGCGGCAATTTTATATCCCTTTAAACGCTGCTTTAGCGTTTTCTAGGTCGTTTGCGTCTGGGTGAGTTGCGGCTCTAGCCCATCTGGCTTCGCGCTCCGGAGTTACGGCGTAGCGCGGGTCGTTTGGCGCTGCTTCGCCCATTTTGCGTAGCTGCTCGATGACTTTTGGATCGATTGCGCCTTGACAGTAAAACTCGCGTAAAATTTCATTTTCGCCCTCGCGCAATACGACTTTTGCCTTTTCTAGGCAGTTCATCGCGTGCTCGTGCTCGGGATCCATGCCTAGCGTCATAAATACGCCCACTTTTTTGCCCTTTATCTCGCGCAAAAAGCGTTTAAATTTAGGCTCGGCATCGCCCTTATCGACGTAAAATCCAAGCGCGATAAAGTCGTAGCGATCCAAATCCAGATGCAGATCCTCGCTAAATTTGACCGCTTCGCAGCCAAGCTCGTTTGCTATGGCAAGACCGACTTTCTCGGTATTTCCGGTCGCGCTCGTGTAGATAACTATTTTTTTCATTCAAAGTCCTTTTGTGAGATATTTGCTACTTCAGTGCCGATCGACATACCCCAAAATACGCCGTCGGTTGTGTAGTTTAAAAAGCCGTTTTCTATGTGCATATAGCCTTTGCTTTCGCATTTTTTGAAAAACTCCATTAGCGCGTCAAACGTCTCATCGCTAACTAGGCTTTTTACCTGCGCGATGTCGATTTTTGGGTACATAAAGAGGCTTTTTAGTCGCGCTTCGGCACGCTGTTTGTCGTCTACTTTGTTTATCATGCGCATTTTTTCTTTTGCGTTATAGATGTCGTAGTAGCCTAGCCTTCCGCCCGAGCCTCTTCCTAGCGGCAGGATATCGGCGCCCTCGTGGCTTAGGCGGATATACTGATAGCGGTCGCGGCCTATGCGATTAAATTTAGTATGCTCTAGTACCTCGTAGTTGCCAGTGCCCAGCAGCTTTTCAAAGAAAGCGTTGTGCAGCTTATGCTCGTAATTTACGTCGTAGTAGTCCTGCGAGACCGTCTTTGCGAGCTGCGATTTTTCAAAAAGCTGAAGCGAATAAAAGCTCGTGCTGTCGATCTTTAGCTCATCGACTAGGCGGGCGTCTTCTAGCACTTCGTCTATCGTTTGCTCAGGGTAGTTAAATATAATATCCGTGCAAACCATGCCGCTAAAATTTTGCTTGATCATCTTTAGATGCTCTATCGCGCCTTTTTTGTCGTGGACGCGATTTAGCAGCTTGCGACCTTTGTCCGAAAAGGTCTGCACGCCGATGCTAAAGCGGTTTACGCCTAGGCTTTCTAGTAGGCGCACTTTGCTCAAATTTAGATTATGCAGCGTGGTTTCTAGGCTAAATTCGCAGTCGTCCGAGATATTAAAATTTGATCGCAGAGCCATGATAATAGGCTCAAGGTGCTTTTCTTTTAGTATCGTTGGAGTTCCGCCGCCAAAATAGACGCTGCGGATATCTTTGGCTTGTAAATACGGGAATTTACCGTATTTCCTGGTCTCGCCCAGTAGATACTGCGTGTAGCTATCTAGCTCGTCTTCTAGCTTCGTGCGGTTCATCGAGCAAAACGAGCAGATATTATCGCAAAATGGCACGTGGATATATATCACGCCGTCCTTTTGCGTCGGCAGCTCCTCGGTTAAAAATTTCTCGACCTCGGCGTTAGTCGCCATCTTTATCTTTTTAGGACGCGTCGGTCCGGCGTGCCCTTTTTGCCTGGTTTCAAACATCTATTCCTCCGTTTTGAACTCGTAAGGTTTGGTAATTATACAGTGTGATATATTTTTTAACGCTTTAATTTCTAACTCCTTTGTTATTTTCACCGCTTCGTCGTTAAAAATTTTATTTTTCCCGCGAACGGCTATGATCTTTATCTCTCCGTCAAATTTAAAATCTACTTCGACTCTAAACGTCCCGCTTAGCCGCAGCATGAGCGCTTTTTTGGGGTATTTGGCCTCGGGTTCGCGCGCCACGGTAAAGCCCACGCCCTCTTTGCATGCGTTTTGCTCTTTTGCTTCGCCGCTATCTTGCGCGGCGGGCTGCTTTGCAGGGGTTAAATTTGAGCTAAGCTGCGCGCTTTGCTCGGCGGGTAAAATTTGAGTCGGCATGGGCGCTGGTGCTGGTTCAAATTTAGGCTCGTCTTTTACCGCTTGCGCCGGCTTTGGCGAGATTTGCTTTTTTATTTTGGGCTTTGGGGGTTGCTTTTTCTCCTCCTTTGGCTTTTTGAATTCCGGCTCTACCGGCTTTGGCTCGGGCTTTAAAATTTCGGGCTCGGGCTCAGGCTCAAATTTGACCGGTTGAGGCTGCGTTTCTTGCGGCCATTCCATAGGTTTTTCTAGCGGCTCGGCGCTTTGAGGCGGCACATACTCTCTAGTCTCTTTACTAGGCTCTTCTTGCGTCAAATTTAGCTTGATCTTTATCGTTTCTTGCGGTTTTGCGCTCTCTATCTGGCGCGAGTTTAACGGCAAAAAAAGCAGAGCTAAATTTAAGACGAGCGAGACTAGAAAATAGCGCATTATTTGCTTAGCATCTCGTAAAATTTATCTACGGCTTCGCCTATGCGAGGCGTTCCTCTAAGTAGCATCGAGGAGGGCACGGTGAGCACTTTGCCGTTTTTTGCGGCGGCCGTTTTTTTAAGCACCGGATTTTGTTTTAGGAAATTTTCGCCATCACCGCCCATACCGCCGATAACGACGATGAAGTCCGGATTTTGCGACAAGATAAACTCGGTCGAGACGATCGGAGTCGAGCCCTCTACGTTATCGGCGATGTTTTTTAGTCCTAGTTTGTTAAAGATATCGCCCGGCAGCGTCTTTGAGCTAAAGCCGGTAAGCGGCGTCGAGGAAAATACTGCGAGTATTTTTTTGCCTTTTACTTCGCTGTTTGCAAAAGAGTCGATTTTGGATTTTATCTCGCTTACGACTTCGCTCGCTTTTTGCTCTTTGCCCGTTACTTTGCCGATTTCTTCGATATTTTTGTAGATATCGCCGACGCTATCGGCTTTTAGCGTGAGGGTTTTTAGGTTAAATTTAGCAAGGCTCTCGTTTACGTTTGCCGAGTGAAAGCTGGTGATAACAAGATCAGGCTTTAGCTCGACGATCTGCTCGATATTTGGCTTTGTGTACGTGCCTACGCTTTTTAGCTTTACGGTTTGATCCTCGGGCCAAATTTTAGAAAACTGAAGCGTAGCGATGGCCGCTAGCTGATCCTGCGCGCCTAGCATATAGACTATCTCGACGACCGATGGGTCTAGTACGACTAGTTTTTTGGGCGCGTTTGCGGTTAAATTTGCCAAAAGACAACTGGCAGCAAGTAAAAGTGCGGCTATTTTTTTCATAGAAAATCCTTTCAAATTTGATTTGTAAATTTATCGCTTTATTGGCACTACGAACGGCATGCCGTCGTGTTCTAAAATTTCGCAGTTTAGTCCGTAAATTTCATGTAAAATTTCTTTCGTATAAAGCTGCTTTGCCGTGCCTGTATAGCGTATCTCGCCGTCTTTTAGCATCACGAGTTCGTCGCAAAACATAGCGGCCAAATTTAGATCGTGCAGCACGGCTACGGAGAGTAAATTTAGCTCCGCGGTCAAATTCTCGCAGATCTTTAGCATCTGAA
This genomic window contains:
- a CDS encoding Dps family protein yields the protein MSKVVTQLNQIQADAHALFVKFHDYHWYVKGIQFFSVHEYTEKAYEDMAEIFDDVAERAIQLGGRAITKTEELNKLAHPKTDNKDSYTPTEVLKGVLAEYEHLLGEFKKLEEVAEEAKDSTTVTMAQDQIAKYEKAIWMLKATLA
- a CDS encoding energy transducer TonB — protein: MRYFLVSLVLNLALLFLPLNSRQIESAKPQETIKIKLNLTQEEPSKETREYVPPQSAEPLEKPMEWPQETQPQPVKFEPEPEPEILKPEPKPVEPEFKKPKEEKKQPPKPKIKKQISPKPAQAVKDEPKFEPAPAPMPTQILPAEQSAQLSSNLTPAKQPAAQDSGEAKEQNACKEGVGFTVAREPEAKYPKKALMLRLSGTFRVEVDFKFDGEIKIIAVRGKNKIFNDEAVKITKELEIKALKNISHCIITKPYEFKTEE
- a CDS encoding glucose-6-phosphate isomerase, translated to MLKNELFFERTPLSAIGSYAKRMNDELKGGEIGYYHLPEIGANLLSEIAEFETTLAHVKSVVLVGIGGSSLGVKALKTMLSSAKRSRERELYFLDNVDAFSFESVCESVKFYETLFIISSKSGTTIETITLFKCILERFKPSNLSANFIVITDPASPLEAYAKQNGIKFFNIPKNVGGRFSVLSAIGLVPLMLCGYDAAALLEGARACKRRFLEDGDDTLLQKAYHYATHKNAKINVIFSYGDRFLEFNDWYVQLWAESLGKKKGYKRYGLTPVGLIGSRDQHSFLQLIMDGVKDKTVSFIKVAVADANTAIPSISLNGLEGCDFVNGLNLGELINAQCSATMHALVQEGISVDVIELERLDEASAGFLIYYFELLTSATGIMLGINTYDQPGVEVGKRILKTMLTAGK
- a CDS encoding ABC transporter substrate-binding protein, with product MKKIAALLLAASCLLANLTANAPKKLVVLDPSVVEIVYMLGAQDQLAAIATLQFSKIWPEDQTVKLKSVGTYTKPNIEQIVELKPDLVITSFHSANVNESLAKFNLKTLTLKADSVGDIYKNIEEIGKVTGKEQKASEVVSEIKSKIDSFANSEVKGKKILAVFSSTPLTGFSSKTLPGDIFNKLGLKNIADNVEGSTPIVSTEFILSQNPDFIVVIGGMGGDGENFLKQNPVLKKTAAAKNGKVLTVPSSMLLRGTPRIGEAVDKFYEMLSK
- a CDS encoding flavodoxin family protein, with amino-acid sequence MKKIVIYTSATGNTEKVGLAIANELGCEAVKFSEDLHLDLDRYDFIALGFYVDKGDAEPKFKRFLREIKGKKVGVFMTLGMDPEHEHAMNCLEKAKVVLREGENEILREFYCQGAIDPKVIEQLRKMGEAAPNDPRYAVTPEREARWARAATHPDANDLENAKAAFKGI
- a CDS encoding radical SAM protein, which encodes MFETRQKGHAGPTRPKKIKMATNAEVEKFLTEELPTQKDGVIYIHVPFCDNICSFCSMNRTKLEDELDSYTQYLLGETRKYGKFPYLQAKDIRSVYFGGGTPTILKEKHLEPIIMALRSNFNISDDCEFSLETTLHNLNLSKVRLLESLGVNRFSIGVQTFSDKGRKLLNRVHDKKGAIEHLKMIKQNFSGMVCTDIIFNYPEQTIDEVLEDARLVDELKIDSTSFYSLQLFEKSQLAKTVSQDYYDVNYEHKLHNAFFEKLLGTGNYEVLEHTKFNRIGRDRYQYIRLSHEGADILPLGRGSGGRLGYYDIYNAKEKMRMINKVDDKQRAEARLKSLFMYPKIDIAQVKSLVSDETFDALMEFFKKCESKGYMHIENGFLNYTTDGVFWGMSIGTEVANISQKDFE
- the galU gene encoding UTP--glucose-1-phosphate uridylyltransferase GalU produces the protein MIQTCLFPAAGYGTRFLPATKSLPKEMLPILTKPLIHYGVDEALEAGMKNMAFITGRGKRALEDYFDISYELEHQISGTNKEHLLVDIRELMARCTFSFTRQESMRGLGNAIHTGKVLVRDEPFGVVLADDLCINEDGEGVLSQMVKIYEKYRCSVVAVMEVPIEQSKNYGIVTGRAIEDDLLMVSDMVEKPDPKEAPSNLAVIGRYILTPDIFTILERTKPGKNGEVQITDALKEQAKDGMVLAYKFKGKRFDCGSVEGFVQATNFFYELGKNAKK